One genomic segment of Effusibacillus pohliae DSM 22757 includes these proteins:
- a CDS encoding Hsp20/alpha crystallin family protein, whose translation MERNRLPQKWDPPFLQTGADPIHQMFQQMAADIERYFETFFKHPKWQQLAEQMAANRVQVEETDDAYQVSVFLNGIERPADIEAHYRNGHLFLRRTFQLQKKTDTDNGAVWQSYTEHFARTIPLAKPIDWNRRDIRADKGHWSIRLPKRN comes from the coding sequence ATGGAACGCAACCGTCTTCCGCAAAAATGGGATCCGCCGTTTCTGCAAACCGGTGCGGACCCGATTCATCAGATGTTTCAGCAAATGGCAGCGGATATCGAGCGCTATTTTGAAACATTTTTCAAACACCCAAAGTGGCAGCAGCTTGCCGAGCAGATGGCGGCAAATCGGGTGCAAGTCGAAGAAACGGACGACGCCTACCAGGTCTCCGTTTTTCTGAACGGAATCGAACGACCCGCCGATATCGAGGCGCACTACCGCAACGGGCATCTTTTCCTGCGGCGCACCTTCCAGTTGCAGAAAAAAACGGACACGGACAACGGCGCCGTCTGGCAATCCTACACGGAACATTTTGCCCGGACGATCCCGCTCGCCAAACCTATCGATTGGAACCGCCGGGACATCCGTGCGGACAAAGGGCACTGGAGCATCCGCTTGCCAAAACGGAATTGA
- a CDS encoding M3 family oligoendopeptidase has product MKKQLSQNWELDVFFPGGSESQEFAAFLDLLQEDIRQLDQQTRQAPVPGSASEAEGMNRLIYLIQNVEGRLREAMSFVECLTAQNVKDDKAKLLHGRVIQLHAAYSSAMIGFERMIVQIPEAVWEAFLATEKMQPIAFPLQERRQRAAEKLAPEMEVLANDLAVDGYHAWSDLYSKIVGRMTIPVEKDGQFQALSVGQAANLLNHSDRSVRSAVFAKWEEQWADNAELCAHALNHLGGFRLQLYRHRGWKSVLKEPLDLNRMSEETLQAMWHVIGQSKELLVQYLQRKAKLLGLEKASWFDVHAPIGDVANTIPYEQAAEQIVRQFRRFSPKLADFAERAFAENWIEAEDRPGKRPGGFCTSFPESKQTRIFMTYAGTPDNVSTLAHELGHAYHQHVMDDLPQLVQNYAMNVAETASTFAELVVADAAVKSAQDRQERIVLLDEKAQNCVSFLMNIHARFLFETRFYERRKKGLVSVEELNELMTEAQKQAFADALDVYHPYFWASKLHFYITDVPFYNFPYTFGFLFSYGVYARALAEGQAFEDKYVALLRDTGRMTVEQLAQKHLGVDLTQPDFWQSAVDLALADVQEFLRLTE; this is encoded by the coding sequence ATGAAAAAACAGTTGAGTCAAAACTGGGAATTGGACGTCTTTTTTCCCGGAGGAAGCGAGTCGCAGGAGTTTGCCGCTTTTTTGGATCTGTTGCAGGAAGACATCCGGCAGTTGGACCAGCAGACTCGGCAGGCGCCGGTGCCTGGCTCCGCATCTGAGGCGGAGGGGATGAACCGGCTGATCTATTTGATCCAAAACGTCGAAGGCCGGCTGCGGGAGGCGATGTCGTTTGTCGAATGCTTGACGGCCCAGAATGTGAAAGACGACAAAGCGAAACTTTTGCATGGCCGCGTCATTCAGCTGCACGCCGCCTATTCGTCTGCCATGATCGGATTTGAGCGGATGATTGTGCAGATTCCGGAAGCGGTGTGGGAAGCGTTTCTGGCCACCGAAAAAATGCAGCCGATCGCCTTTCCGCTACAGGAACGGCGGCAGCGGGCGGCGGAGAAGCTGGCGCCGGAGATGGAAGTGCTGGCGAATGATCTGGCGGTCGACGGCTACCATGCGTGGTCCGATCTGTACAGCAAAATCGTCGGCCGGATGACGATCCCGGTGGAAAAAGACGGCCAGTTTCAGGCATTGTCCGTTGGCCAGGCGGCCAACCTGTTGAACCACAGCGATCGTTCCGTCCGTTCGGCCGTGTTTGCAAAATGGGAAGAACAGTGGGCCGACAACGCCGAACTTTGCGCGCATGCACTCAACCACCTGGGCGGCTTCCGTTTGCAATTGTACCGCCATCGCGGATGGAAATCGGTGCTGAAAGAACCGCTCGATCTGAACCGCATGTCGGAAGAAACGCTGCAGGCGATGTGGCATGTGATCGGGCAAAGCAAAGAACTGCTGGTGCAGTATTTGCAGCGGAAAGCGAAGCTGCTGGGGCTGGAAAAAGCAAGCTGGTTCGATGTGCACGCGCCGATTGGCGACGTGGCGAACACGATCCCCTACGAGCAGGCGGCCGAACAGATCGTCCGGCAATTTCGCCGGTTCAGCCCGAAACTGGCCGATTTTGCCGAGCGGGCGTTTGCGGAAAACTGGATCGAAGCGGAAGACCGCCCCGGCAAACGGCCCGGAGGGTTCTGCACCAGTTTTCCGGAAAGCAAGCAAACGCGGATTTTTATGACGTATGCCGGTACGCCCGATAATGTGTCGACGCTTGCGCATGAACTGGGGCACGCCTATCACCAGCATGTGATGGACGATTTGCCGCAACTGGTTCAAAATTATGCGATGAATGTGGCGGAAACCGCCTCTACGTTCGCTGAACTGGTGGTGGCGGACGCAGCCGTGAAGAGCGCGCAAGACCGGCAGGAGCGCATCGTGTTGCTGGATGAAAAAGCGCAGAACTGCGTGTCCTTTTTGATGAACATCCATGCCCGTTTCCTGTTTGAAACCCGTTTTTATGAGCGGCGGAAAAAAGGGCTGGTCAGCGTCGAGGAACTGAACGAGCTGATGACGGAGGCGCAAAAACAGGCGTTTGCCGATGCCCTCGATGTGTACCACCCGTATTTTTGGGCTTCCAAGCTGCACTTCTATATTACGGATGTGCCTTTTTACAATTTTCCGTACACTTTTGGCTTCCTGTTCAGCTATGGGGTGTATGCCCGGGCGTTGGCAGAAGGGCAGGCGTTTGAAGACAAGTATGTCGCTTTGCTGCGGGATACGGGTCGCATGACGGTCGAGCAGCTTGCGCAAAAGCATTTGGGTGTCGATCTGACCCAACCTGATTTTTGGCAAAGCGCGGTTGACCTGGCGCTTGCCGACGTGCAGGAGTTTCTGCGGCTGACGGAATAG
- a CDS encoding Uma2 family endonuclease: MKKDDPNKIIKEGRLTYEDYANLPYEEGVRYELVDGVLELMKPSPTARHQMISARMQFLLTQNCDEEYVILDAPMDVILSQYEVRQPDLIMIHRSRLSIITKRGIEGIPDLVIEILSPFTIKRDRLGKLKTYEKYGIPEFWIVDSAGTYLEQYVLRGERYELADVFTGDEPVRSDRLPCVSFTMNDILKKIPDLPE; encoded by the coding sequence ATGAAGAAAGACGATCCCAACAAAATCATCAAGGAAGGCCGTCTCACGTATGAAGACTATGCGAACCTCCCGTATGAGGAAGGCGTACGCTACGAATTGGTCGATGGCGTACTTGAATTGATGAAGCCCAGTCCGACCGCCAGGCATCAGATGATCAGCGCACGCATGCAGTTTCTGCTCACCCAGAACTGCGATGAAGAGTACGTGATCCTGGATGCTCCCATGGATGTCATCCTCTCCCAGTACGAAGTGCGCCAACCCGATCTGATCATGATTCATCGCAGCCGTCTGTCGATCATTACAAAACGCGGGATTGAAGGAATCCCGGATCTGGTGATCGAGATCCTGTCCCCCTTCACCATTAAGAGAGATCGGTTAGGCAAACTCAAAACCTATGAGAAATACGGAATTCCCGAATTCTGGATCGTCGACTCTGCCGGAACTTACCTTGAACAGTATGTTCTGCGGGGTGAACGATACGAACTGGCGGACGTATTCACGGGAGACGAACCGGTACGATCCGATCGGCTGCCCTGCGTTTCCTTCACCATGAACGACATCTTGAAAAAAATTCCCGATCTGCCGGAGTGA
- a CDS encoding YqeG family HAD IIIA-type phosphatase, translated as MLKRLIPSLYVQSIYHIDLDALKAQGVKGIITDLDNTLVAWDSPYATPKLAAWLQDVRERGFQVCIVSNNKKTRVEEFARPLQLPAISDAKKPISRAFRRAMQIMGTEPHETVVVGDQIFTDVWGGNRMGIYTILVLPIASKEWAGTKLLRAMERFVLKELRKRGMIPWED; from the coding sequence ATGTTAAAACGATTGATCCCGTCGCTCTATGTGCAGTCGATCTACCATATCGACCTGGATGCGCTGAAGGCGCAGGGAGTGAAAGGGATTATCACCGATCTGGACAATACGCTTGTCGCCTGGGATTCCCCCTATGCCACGCCGAAACTGGCCGCCTGGCTGCAGGACGTGCGGGAGCGCGGGTTCCAGGTGTGCATCGTGTCCAATAATAAAAAGACGCGGGTGGAGGAATTCGCTCGCCCGCTGCAGTTGCCAGCCATTTCCGACGCGAAAAAACCGATCAGCCGGGCGTTCCGCCGCGCGATGCAAATTATGGGTACCGAACCGCACGAGACGGTGGTTGTGGGCGACCAGATTTTTACCGATGTGTGGGGCGGGAACAGGATGGGGATCTACACGATTCTGGTGCTGCCGATCGCCTCGAAGGAATGGGCGGGCACCAAGCTGCTGCGTGCGATGGAACGGTTCGTGCTGAAAGAGCTCCGCAAGCGGGGCATGATCCCATGGGAGGATTGA
- the yqeH gene encoding ribosome biogenesis GTPase YqeH produces MDPALKICTGCGAPLQTEHPERPGYTVASALEREHPVCRRCFRIKHYNEVAPVAIHDDEFIRIVSEISTKRALVVKVVDLFDFSGSWIDNLRRYIGNNPVLLVANKVDVLPKQTNLDKVEQWLRKEVEKKGVLPEGIALVSASKGHRVEQVKTFIERYANERDVYVIGTANVGKSTLINRLIQMFGETGNVELTTSRYPGTTLSTVQLAIPNYKHMIVDTPGILTTHRLSDLVCPNCLKQIVPDRAINPRVYQLNSGQTLFVGGLARFDFVSGERQPFVCYFANQLGIHRTKLENADALYERHIGGLLTPPCADCGDHLRDLATHKLKIKQGPNVDIVISGLGWISVRGHACEVHLRVPSGVDVSVRRAII; encoded by the coding sequence ATGGATCCAGCATTGAAAATCTGCACCGGGTGCGGTGCGCCTCTGCAAACGGAACATCCGGAACGTCCGGGTTATACGGTTGCTTCGGCGCTCGAGCGGGAACATCCGGTGTGCCGCAGATGTTTTCGCATCAAACATTACAATGAAGTGGCGCCTGTCGCCATTCACGACGACGAGTTTATCCGGATCGTCAGCGAAATCAGCACAAAACGGGCGCTGGTTGTCAAGGTCGTCGATCTGTTCGATTTTTCCGGCTCCTGGATTGACAATCTCCGCCGCTACATCGGCAACAATCCGGTTTTGCTGGTAGCCAACAAAGTGGATGTCCTGCCGAAGCAAACCAATTTGGACAAGGTCGAGCAGTGGTTGCGGAAGGAAGTCGAGAAAAAAGGGGTTTTGCCCGAGGGGATCGCGCTCGTCTCAGCCAGCAAAGGCCACCGTGTCGAGCAGGTCAAAACGTTTATTGAGCGGTATGCAAACGAACGGGATGTGTATGTGATCGGAACGGCCAACGTGGGCAAATCCACCTTGATCAACCGTTTGATTCAGATGTTTGGCGAAACGGGCAACGTCGAGCTGACCACCTCCCGCTACCCGGGCACCACGCTGTCGACCGTACAGCTGGCAATTCCGAACTACAAGCATATGATCGTGGATACGCCGGGCATCCTGACGACCCATCGGCTGTCCGATCTGGTCTGTCCAAACTGTCTCAAACAGATTGTGCCGGATCGCGCGATCAACCCGAGAGTGTATCAACTGAACAGCGGCCAGACCTTGTTTGTCGGCGGTCTGGCGCGGTTTGATTTTGTCAGCGGCGAACGCCAGCCGTTTGTCTGCTATTTTGCCAACCAGTTGGGGATTCACCGCACCAAGCTGGAAAACGCGGACGCTTTGTACGAGAGGCACATCGGAGGGTTGTTAACGCCGCCTTGCGCAGACTGTGGCGATCATTTGCGCGATCTGGCGACCCATAAATTGAAAATCAAACAGGGCCCCAATGTCGACATCGTGATTTCGGGGCTCGGCTGGATCTCCGTGCGAGGCCATGCTTGCGAAGTCCACCTGCGGGTGCCGAGCGGCGTCGACGTGTCGGTCCGGCGGGCGATTATTTAA